A window of Microcystis aeruginosa FD4 contains these coding sequences:
- the dnaG gene encoding DNA primase yields the protein MDTPRLHPDTIEEVKQRIDIVDLISERVVLKKRGREYVGLCPFHEEKSPSFTVSPAKQMYYCFGCGAGGNGIKFLMEVGKQSFSEVVFDLARRYQIPIKTLAVEQRQELEQQLSLKEQLYEIMAVAVSFYQHALSQPQGEKALDYLKVQRQLTAETIATFQLGYSPEGWETLYRYLVEQKRYPVALVAQAGLIKARQNGSGYYDQFRDRLMIPIFDSQGRAIAFGSRTLGNEQPKYLNSPDTPLFEKGKTLFALARAKQAIIQQDLAIVVEGYFDAIALHAAGILNVVACLGTALSQEQIKLLLRYSESKQIIFNFDADQAGIKATQRAIEEINSLVYSGQVNLKILNLPDGKDADEFLKSHADGVNSYRELIEKSPFWIDWQILQMLVNKDLKQGLHFQEIANSMVSLLQKLIDSNQRTFYLDYCAEILAQKDATRLPYILKNLSKQVNKPLGKSPAIKRKNILDKSEKNGSEKAEWLLLLIYLHCSEYRRLICELLDEKDLIFNLPDYRWLWQVILELETKITNPRDLMSALQNHLLMITTDKNRDFNSLFHLNEHTSQEILQPEEQIKNAIIAMEKISLMEYRRYCQEQLINALDSNQREFYQQEFYQTVNKLIEIDPHYQQA from the coding sequence ATGGATACACCGCGACTACATCCGGATACGATCGAAGAAGTTAAACAAAGAATTGATATTGTGGATTTAATTTCTGAGAGAGTCGTCCTCAAAAAAAGGGGACGGGAATACGTCGGTTTATGTCCTTTTCATGAGGAAAAATCCCCCAGTTTTACGGTTAGTCCTGCCAAACAAATGTATTACTGTTTTGGCTGTGGTGCGGGGGGAAACGGGATTAAATTTCTCATGGAAGTGGGAAAACAATCTTTTAGTGAAGTGGTTTTTGATCTCGCTAGAAGGTATCAAATCCCGATTAAAACTCTGGCAGTAGAACAGCGTCAGGAATTAGAACAGCAATTATCCCTCAAGGAACAATTATACGAAATAATGGCCGTGGCAGTGAGTTTTTATCAACACGCCCTTAGTCAACCCCAAGGGGAAAAAGCTTTAGATTATCTCAAGGTACAACGACAATTAACTGCGGAAACTATCGCAACTTTTCAACTGGGATATTCTCCGGAAGGTTGGGAAACTCTCTATCGTTATTTGGTGGAACAAAAGCGCTATCCTGTGGCTTTAGTGGCACAAGCCGGATTAATTAAAGCGCGTCAAAATGGTAGTGGTTATTACGATCAATTTCGAGATCGTTTAATGATTCCTATTTTTGATAGTCAAGGACGAGCGATCGCTTTTGGTAGTCGCACTTTAGGTAATGAGCAACCAAAGTATCTAAATTCTCCCGATACTCCTCTATTTGAAAAGGGAAAAACTCTCTTTGCTCTCGCTCGAGCTAAACAGGCAATTATTCAGCAAGATTTAGCGATAGTTGTCGAGGGTTATTTTGATGCGATCGCTCTCCATGCTGCCGGTATTCTTAATGTGGTTGCCTGTCTAGGAACAGCCTTAAGTCAAGAGCAAATTAAGCTACTTTTGCGCTACAGTGAAAGTAAACAAATAATCTTTAATTTTGATGCCGATCAAGCGGGAATTAAAGCGACACAACGGGCGATCGAGGAAATTAACTCTCTAGTTTATTCGGGACAAGTTAACCTAAAAATCCTCAATCTTCCTGATGGTAAAGATGCCGATGAATTTCTTAAATCCCATGCTGATGGGGTGAATAGTTATCGAGAATTAATCGAAAAATCTCCTTTTTGGATTGATTGGCAAATCTTGCAAATGTTGGTTAATAAAGATTTAAAACAGGGACTACATTTTCAAGAAATAGCCAATAGTATGGTGAGTTTACTGCAAAAGTTAATCGATAGCAATCAACGCACTTTTTATCTAGATTATTGTGCTGAAATTTTGGCTCAAAAAGATGCTACTCGTTTGCCTTATATTTTAAAAAATCTCTCGAAGCAAGTTAATAAACCTCTGGGAAAATCCCCAGCAATTAAGAGGAAAAATATTTTAGATAAATCCGAAAAAAACGGCTCCGAAAAAGCCGAATGGTTATTATTATTAATTTATCTCCATTGCTCTGAATATCGGAGGCTAATTTGTGAACTTTTGGATGAAAAAGATTTAATTTTTAATCTCCCTGATTATCGTTGGTTATGGCAAGTAATTCTAGAGTTAGAAACCAAAATTACTAACCCAAGAGATTTGATGTCAGCTTTACAGAATCATTTATTGATGATAACTACAGATAAAAATCGTGATTTTAATTCTTTATTTCACTTAAATGAACATACCAGTCAGGAAATTTTGCAGCCAGAAGAACAGATCAAAAATGCTATTATAGCTATGGAAAAAATTAGTTTAATGGAATATCGTCGCTACTGTCAAGAACAATTAATTAATGCTCTCGACAGCAATCAACGGGAATTTTATCAGCAGGAATTTTATCAAACTGTTAATAAATTAATCGAAATTGATCCTCACTACCAACAAGCTTAA
- the trxA gene encoding thioredoxin — MGTATFIQDETEFDSLLKSESLLVVDCTATWCGPCKLVAPLIDRLADDYRDRAKVFKLDLDSNKPVAKRFGIRSIPAVMVFKQGKLMETLVGVKPYEEFTAAVERQL, encoded by the coding sequence ATGGGTACGGCTACATTTATTCAAGATGAAACTGAATTTGATTCGCTGTTAAAGAGTGAATCACTGTTGGTGGTAGATTGCACAGCAACCTGGTGTGGACCTTGCAAACTGGTGGCACCGTTGATCGATCGATTGGCCGATGACTATCGCGATCGCGCCAAAGTCTTCAAACTCGACCTGGACAGTAACAAACCCGTGGCCAAACGCTTTGGAATTAGAAGTATTCCGGCTGTCATGGTATTTAAACAGGGGAAATTGATGGAAACATTAGTTGGGGTTAAACCCTATGAAGAATTTACGGCTGCGGTAGAACGACAATTATAG
- a CDS encoding caspase family protein, protein MGNGMDEEIKYYLIACGTKDYNAFEQLPSVETDLKLVNNLFTSGFGYERVLPSLHLNPTTNDLRIIFPNWLRDRERHGTKNILIFYYSGHGEYCPGDGHYLILKDTDIDYISLTALPTQDLVRPLNNKQVTIFQILYIIDTCYSQSGAGDMIKFVSNAIKQYEAVRGANIAIHVMAACRAKDTAIEGVLSRSLQQALDDIEAIEFVSHRGYIDLGLLVEKMNQNVDSNQRVNYSALGIETYARFFPTYTKADQKWENQRFNLIEKLFNVLNINSDKSLFLINSFLLVYEDPKLSSISNIQELREKLKDLSSKPVNKEICPLILFSEWCRLKLFKDQNLDIADNIDTWKGEAVRYRDGVQLDTIKKYARELWDKFNKIIELEGRIQILISPAIDKHNNTGLQTEYFHVNTMFFVGTNNKIELGSIYEKEESFRLEEMPNSFYQVIPEIFYYLPDQSRLEIEFFLPFALLKHSLEDIKFRCDDRPSIGYEYPVFINSFDRYFDEDFREIRDEIEEIKRALWENGGDLDREHYYIGTEPSIADLEDIVESLLIAVWSRNVREPITDNDLNPSEWKTWPDKTKELRRNNRKIALFWDDLYPKPAPRPRPLNTKVVESNGR, encoded by the coding sequence ATGGGTAATGGTATGGATGAAGAAATCAAGTATTATCTAATTGCTTGTGGGACAAAGGATTACAACGCATTCGAGCAGTTACCCAGCGTCGAAACGGATTTAAAACTGGTGAACAATCTGTTTACCAGTGGTTTTGGATATGAAAGAGTTCTGCCAAGTTTACACTTGAATCCCACAACTAACGATCTTAGAATAATATTCCCTAATTGGCTTCGGGATAGAGAGCGCCATGGAACGAAAAATATTCTTATTTTCTACTATTCTGGTCATGGCGAATATTGTCCAGGTGATGGACATTATCTCATACTGAAAGATACAGATATTGATTATATATCTTTAACGGCTTTACCGACTCAAGACTTAGTTCGTCCTCTTAACAATAAGCAAGTAACCATCTTTCAAATTCTCTATATTATTGATACTTGTTACTCCCAAAGTGGTGCGGGAGATATGATAAAATTCGTTAGCAATGCGATCAAACAATATGAAGCGGTTCGAGGAGCTAATATAGCTATTCATGTTATGGCCGCTTGTAGGGCAAAAGATACAGCGATCGAGGGAGTTTTATCCCGATCACTGCAACAAGCTCTCGATGATATAGAAGCGATCGAGTTTGTTTCGCACCGTGGATATATCGATCTGGGTTTGTTGGTTGAGAAAATGAACCAGAATGTTGACAGTAATCAGCGTGTTAATTATTCTGCGCTAGGAATTGAAACCTATGCTAGGTTTTTTCCTACTTATACTAAAGCTGACCAAAAATGGGAAAATCAACGATTTAATTTAATCGAAAAACTTTTCAATGTTTTAAATATTAATTCCGATAAGAGTTTATTTTTAATCAACTCTTTTCTGTTAGTCTATGAAGATCCCAAATTATCATCTATTTCAAACATACAAGAGCTTAGAGAAAAACTCAAAGATTTGTCTAGTAAGCCAGTTAATAAAGAAATATGTCCTTTGATTTTATTTTCTGAATGGTGCAGATTGAAGTTATTTAAGGATCAAAACCTAGATATTGCTGACAATATTGATACTTGGAAAGGCGAGGCTGTTCGATATAGGGATGGTGTGCAATTAGACACAATCAAGAAATATGCGAGAGAATTGTGGGATAAATTTAATAAAATTATCGAACTAGAAGGAAGAATACAAATTCTCATCTCACCCGCAATTGATAAACATAATAATACTGGCTTACAAACAGAATATTTTCATGTAAATACGATGTTTTTTGTAGGAACAAACAATAAAATTGAGTTAGGGAGCATCTATGAAAAAGAAGAAAGTTTTAGGTTAGAAGAAATGCCAAATAGTTTCTATCAGGTAATTCCTGAAATATTTTACTATTTACCCGATCAATCGAGACTAGAGATTGAATTTTTCCTTCCATTTGCTTTGCTGAAACACTCCCTAGAAGATATTAAGTTTAGATGCGATGATCGACCATCTATCGGATACGAGTACCCCGTCTTTATTAACTCTTTTGATCGCTATTTCGATGAAGACTTCCGAGAAATCCGCGACGAGATCGAGGAGATCAAGAGAGCTTTATGGGAAAATGGTGGCGATCTTGACCGGGAACATTACTACATCGGAACCGAACCATCGATCGCCGATCTGGAAGATATCGTCGAATCCCTGCTGATCGCCGTCTGGAGTCGCAACGTCAGGGAACCGATAACAGATAACGATCTAAACCCCTCGGAATGGAAAACCTGGCCCGATAAGACCAAAGAATTACGCAGAAACAACCGAAAAATCGCCCTTTTCTGGGACGATCTATACCCCAAACCCGCCCCGAGACCGAGACCTCTAAACACGAAAGTGGTGGAATCCAATGGCCGATAA
- a CDS encoding AAA family ATPase, whose product MADKPVPKPEDLRIYRGLTLSADSLPKPEEQRKHLDRIPPPPPWRSFSLSPEKWTEAAKLQEIPPEQGKIDPRALGFVADKKAVELVNAALCLRRPLLIEGNPGAGKTSLAYAVARELGLPGPYRWSIVSRTTLKEGLYAYDAIGRLQEASLQRQKVGEDGKYEEPDIGSYLRLGPMGMAFYQSRPGRPAVLLIDEIDKSDIDMPNDLLHIFEEGFFEIPELTRLKTGDQSVLPYRGQEDDSEEKIPIERGCVSCKEFPLVFMTSNEAREFPPAFLRRCLRLRLEQPDNEDDFYRILEQRFPSERLNQLDEPARELIREFLDRIKRKDKLATDQLLNAVYLLLQGNDLNATDRQSLLDTIFKSLQG is encoded by the coding sequence ATGGCCGATAAACCAGTTCCCAAACCAGAAGACCTTCGCATCTACCGGGGTTTGACCCTGAGTGCGGATAGTTTACCCAAACCCGAAGAACAAAGAAAACACCTCGATCGCATCCCACCCCCACCTCCATGGCGCAGTTTTAGCCTATCCCCAGAAAAATGGACAGAAGCGGCGAAATTGCAGGAAATACCGCCCGAACAGGGAAAAATCGACCCTAGAGCCTTAGGATTCGTCGCGGATAAAAAAGCGGTGGAACTGGTGAACGCTGCCCTCTGTTTGCGTCGTCCCCTACTGATCGAGGGCAACCCTGGCGCCGGCAAGACTTCCCTGGCCTATGCGGTCGCACGGGAATTGGGATTACCCGGCCCCTACCGTTGGTCGATCGTTTCCCGCACCACCCTTAAAGAGGGTCTTTATGCCTACGATGCGATCGGACGGTTACAGGAAGCTTCCCTACAAAGACAGAAAGTGGGAGAGGACGGAAAGTATGAGGAACCAGATATCGGCAGCTATCTAAGATTAGGCCCCATGGGGATGGCTTTTTATCAATCCCGTCCCGGACGACCGGCGGTGCTGCTAATTGATGAGATCGATAAAAGCGATATCGATATGCCTAACGATCTCCTCCATATTTTCGAGGAGGGATTTTTTGAGATACCGGAACTGACACGATTAAAAACCGGCGACCAATCCGTTCTTCCCTATCGCGGTCAAGAGGATGACAGCGAGGAAAAAATCCCGATCGAGCGAGGTTGTGTGTCCTGCAAGGAGTTCCCCCTAGTATTCATGACCAGTAACGAGGCCCGGGAGTTTCCCCCCGCTTTTCTGCGTCGATGTTTGCGTTTAAGACTCGAACAACCCGATAACGAGGATGATTTCTATCGGATACTAGAGCAACGTTTCCCCTCGGAGCGCCTAAATCAATTGGACGAACCGGCCAGAGAACTAATCCGGGAATTTCTCGATCGAATCAAACGCAAAGACAAACTAGCCACCGATCAACTCCTCAACGCGGTCTATCTGTTACTACAGGGAAACGACCTCAACGCCACTGATCGCCAATCGCTCCTAGACACCATCTTTAAATCCTTGCAAGGGTAG